The DNA region gtgtgtgtgtgtgaagatacAGCACAACACAGAGTGAGGATATTAAACCAGGTGTCCTGCTTGTGAGCAGTGTGTGGCTGGATCTGAaacctttcttttctcctcctagCTCCATGTCGGAGCAACTCTGATGACACTAATTTCCCCACATGCAGGGTCTCTCATGTGGTAACCAGCTAAGTGATGCTCTCTCTTTTCCGCTCGCGCCACACGCAGCGTTCCCCGCCAGTGAATTAAATGTCACATCCACTGATGAGCGTCACCTCACTGATCCATGAAGCTCACCAGACAAGGCCCCCCCTTCAcccccagagagagagagtaagagagagagagaggaggggggatcTTGAAATAACATGATGTTCTCGGACTGAGTATAATCTCAGCATGCAACCACCGCTGCTCCCTTGTTCTCCCTAGAGCGTGGAGGGTAAGGTCATTCATCAAAAGTCACACATTAGTCATCAGAATGTGAGCGGCGTGGGGTCGGAAATAGTGACCCAAGTCGATGCTGAGATGCAATGACTGTAAAGGGTCGGCCCTTACCAGATGACTCCATATCGACCTAATGGGgaagacaaggagaggagaggctgcTAGGATGGTGTACCAGCGCTCtattcatcctcctcctcctcctcctcctcctcttctcagaCTGGGAGATGAAGAAGACTGACAAATGAGTGTGCAGCAGCTGGGTAGAGCCTCATGAGAAATCTGGGCTGTCTGCAGGCGTAGCAGACAGAGCGGGATGATTGGCTCCGGTTTGGACTCGactccctctctctgcagaATATCCTCGGCCGTCCCCAGCCAAAACATGCAGGTTGTTCAAGGCGACATACGGTTGAGTGTCTTGAGTGTTTGCATGGTGACACACTGATGTTGTGCCTCCTTTTCCCGAGTCCTTTTCATTTGACATGGCACAATGACTGCGCGCTTAAAGTTCAGACTGTCAGCTCTCATTTGAGGATATTCTCAGACAGACTGGTTGCTTTGTTGGAAGAACTACAGGCATGTTTTTACTTAATTACCCCTGACATCCCTCATATGTCATATTAATACAGTGATCAGGAAAGTTCATAGTAAAGCCGGAGCAcgggacttttgtctcccccatCTGGCAGTGAGATTAATTACAATAACGCTTTGGACACATGCTTAAATCATAGACTCCATAGTAGCCTATTCTGTCCACATCACCAGGAACAGTGCCATAGTGGCCAAACTGAGTATTACAACATTGCGTGATATCGGGCCCAAAAAGACTACATTGTGAAAGAGACCTCTGTAAATCAGCTGATATGATTTTCTGAACATCACAACCTCGGAGAAATGACTTGTTATACTATCAGAATTTGAACTATTTGGTCCAGTCAACTTTTCGGAAGTCCCGAAGAGCCACACGATCACATCAATTTATCGTCATTAAAAGGTAGCTGGAGGGCTAAAGCAGAAGTAGCCAGCTTGGCTAGCTGCAGTCACCAGTGCACTTGCTCTATGCCGCAAAGATGCGGATGCTATGTGAAAGAGGAAGGTTTTCTGGCTTCATGTGCCACTGAGCATGAACATGGCCCCACATCTGAcgctgtatccagttctctttatacatccatgactCTGTCGCTACTGCTCtgactttaaaacagaggataaattgttttttaatgttacaaCCACCACAAAAAGTATTACTTTTAATATCAACATTTGATCCATTGagtctgataacatttggaaagtctagaagagctgtATGATTAAATGATATTATcccccattcaagttagcagagagCTAATTGGAATGTGCATTCATTGGACAGAAAGGGAATGTGAAACATTACAACCTCTGGTTTACTGTGAACTATAAAGAGATTTACCTGGCagtgataggcttaatcagcattgtgtgaattTGTTTGGTGAGGACTTGAATGTAACTAGTGTTCACTTATATATAAAAGTTctgcactgcagctttaaacagtTTCCTTTGGCAGACTTGTCTGAAATCCTGAGTctataatttaatgtaatctGTATCCATTTAGATACTACTGAGACCAAAGAGCAAGCACGTCCAAAAATGGCAATAACTCTTCAGTCATTCATCCGATGTGGCTGTAAAAAGCTTACATTCACATCATAATCAGTGTCATTTTACATCCAAATGCTAAGAGCACAGAGCCAAAATGTTAATGTACTGCTGTGCCAATGGAGCTGATGGGGCTCACTCTTCATACATATGCATACTCCACTACCCTACCCAGAATTCCCCCTGCAACCCTCTCTCCGAACCTGAGTGTGGTTTCTAAAATTGGCAGAAAGCTTAACGTCTGTGACAGCAGACGTCACACTGGAGGAGAGCGACTTTGATGAGACCCATGCTTTTAGAGGCTTCTTTTGTTAGCAGGGAGCGAATCACGCTTTACAAGATAAATCATCCCGCTAGCAGCCGGCTTAGACTGTGTACAACCAGATAAGGTTGCCAAGGAAACCCTCCTGGAGAAccaatgagatttttttttgtcataccAGCTTCCTTGATCTGTGCAAACAATTAATACCTTACCCAGGCACAAGGGAGGGAGCTGGGGAAGTGGGAGGCAGGCACAAATCCCCAGGTGCTTAGCACATCACTCTTTCCCTTCATCTATGTGAATGAGGACatgaggtagaaaaaaaaatgtcataaatgGATATTGGGCTGGAGGACACTGAGGGATGATGTATGACTCATTGTACATTAATTCAATGAGAGAACAGCGTTTAGTCCATAAATCTAATCTGCACACGTGCAGCAGCACACATCACTAATGTccttttaatgaatgttttgAATGCACAGCCATAAAAGTGCCATTATATCCCAGCCACATCCATTTATAGGACGACCGTGATTGTGCTGGTATCACTGCAGCTCAACCAGTCCCGGCACACACAGGAGAACCCCTGATGtgcagagctgctgcagagccATTAGAATCCATGAGCGACTTCGACTAGCCGCAGATCAATGCTCCAGGGCCCTATCTATTACTGACATCCAATTATAGCAATGGACGTCCGCTTAGCACTGCTACTAAGTGCTTTAGTCTTTTTTATTGACTTGCTGTCAACGGCCTGCACACAGTGGAGCTATTGGCTAATAATCAGCTATCGATCTATCCACATGTCAGTATCACCAGCATGTTGTTAAGTGTATAAAAGAGTGTGATGGGGGCGACAGCACGGTGGTCAGAAAAGAAAGCTATAACACTCCAACGTGCATGGTTTGTTGTCTCTGAGTCATTAACTAAGAATTTCCCATCATTCAGCATCCTTAATTAGAAAGCTAATTTTGTACAACTTTGATTAGTGCTGGCTTGCAATGAAAGTAATTACCCACCACATTAACTAAGGGAGGAAATTGGCTgtaattggggaaaaaaaagaaaaagctaagcaaatgttgaaacaaatgGTCAGGATGCCAGAGACAATACAGTGCAGCAGGGGAATGACAATGAGTCAATAAGAGGCCTACAGGATGAGCGGATGGCTTAACCGTGCTTGGTGGTCGAGCCGGGTCACAAAgcaatgtgtgtttattgccTGTGCTGAATGGCAGGCATTGGATTGTGTCTGCCTGCTTCTGATTAATTACAGTCATTAAGTGGTTAGAAAGTCACCTCACCTGGTGTAAGGGGTGGAATTCACCGGCTGATTAAAATTAAtcacagtcaaaaaaaaaaaatgggcaGGAGGTTGAGTCCCAGGAGAGCACATGcgccacagaggaggagagaaattTTCcactcccttttttcttcatgtttctgtatacaaacaaataaacaatcatgatttttttttctttcgtggacttttattattcaaaaatacagcacaaaaaaatacacacaaaaagaaaattggTTTTCACACGGTGTGCAAACCCTCGAAGGAGATCTTCATATAATATTAGTATGTTGGTTTCAAAGCTACAATTAATATTGTTAGTAGTAGTTCTCATTAATGTTCTGAGCTTATAGAAGGATAGTAACAGGACTATCTCTCTAAGTGCTCTGTACAGTTGGTCAGCAGGTGAACGTCTAACTAGAATCCTACAGGGGGCCCATCCGGACAGCAAACTACCCTCacgtacagtacacacacacacacacactttttaaaaagggactGACAGCTGAAATTTATCTCTCTGGTCTCACTGTCCTTAATAGTAAGAAAATAGATGCGACATCAAATTTGCCCAGATGTTTCTACAACTGTCCTCCTCTTCaatcatacaacacacacacacacacacacacacacacacacacacacaattcccAACTGTACCAGTACCAGGAGCATTTATAATGTACTAACGAGACCCCTGTCGCCCCCCCTCTTGTGTTTGAGTTATAGATTTGCCaagcacagcacagcagagcatcacatatacatacaaacatcaTCTTTATATCATTCGACTGTGTTGTGATTAGATAGGGTTACTTCATCAGGATATTCATATATACAGACAGAACCATTTatgttatttctttaaaaaaaaaaagggaaaaaaagcacatcCATTACTAAAGTTTAaatagagttttaaaaaaaaacatgagctcATGTTTTGGAATACAAAATTAAAAGCTTTAAGACAGTGATAAGGGTGTAGTGAAGCTATATGGGCAGGGCGGGTGGGTGTGGGGGAAATCCTACACTTGACCTGATGGAGGCAACAGAAAACAATCAATAGGTTCACTGTGTACTGATACTGTTCTAGTGGCTGCGGGCTACAGCTGCCGGTCAGAAGGATGCTACAGACGTAGCACAACGCACACTGGCGTTTGCGCTACAACACAACTCAACTGGGGCAACAAGGCACGATAGAAGTCATAAGAATCCAGCTGTGAGGGCTGTGCAGAGGTGAAGTTACTGGAGGTGTGTAAGGCTAAAAATAAGGAACAGAATAAGGCGCTAGAGCAAAATAGAACAGCCCACTCcaagtattgttttgttttttttcttgtaaaataGCAGACGAGATGAGATGTTAATAAAAGAATGGGCATGGTTTACGAgtcaaataacacaataacagtATGAATTGATGGCTAAAAGTCCTGGCTATTCAAAGACAGTCCAATAGTGACTTAAACTCACTGACTGTACCAACATATATATCATCCAGCAGTGACAAACTGTAAAAATTAACATGAAGCCAAGTGGCCACGGAGCAACTGGATTCTAAAAAGGCTCATCACATTAGTTCCTCATAAGCGTGCGCTTTCTTCATGTATGCACGCTTTACATCCTTCATTAAAAAGTCTAATTAACACTACAGAAGCCATGACAGCTTTCATATTGACCACACAGAGAAGGTTAATCAAGATATTGGCTCTTTGTAATGCCACTGCAAATAAGGAGGATTACATATGCTGGGACCGCCAtgggtggtgggggtggtggcCACTATTATAGATGATAAATTAAGACTGGGTGCTCTTGTCCTGCTAATAagacgtctgtgtgtgtgtgtgggtgtttagGGAGGCACTACATATTTTGCTGGTAACAGGGGTTAGGGGCCTGTTAACAGTCAAACACAATCAAAGCAGATTGCTCAGTGAACCTCGTTGTCCAGATGCCCCCGTTATTTCCCCTCTAAACTACCTCCTCTAAGATCTCTGAAGGAGGGATTGGGGGTTTGGCGGGGGTAGTGGAgatttgtcttttattgttttttaagctCGGTCAAGAAGCAATAATCCACCCAATCACAAGATGTAGTGGCCTGAACCTCCCCCGCTCACACCCCCCCTAGCCAATCCTGTCCCCTTCAGCCGCCCAGCCAAACAGAGACTGGACAATTCAAACAGCAAATGGTTCAAGCAGCAAACGGCTGACCTACATAGGCATTTTTCAATTCTACCAGTCGGACTATTGTGCACAGATTAATTCAAATCTGGGAATATTCCTTAAGTGGGTCTTAAGTTTTCCAAAGAACAGAGCATTTTACTTTGACAATAGATTCATGGAGTTAAAAAACTTGTCAGAAACTAGAAAAGAGTGGATTGCCTGACAAATGATCATACTGTTATGTAGGCGTTAAAAGATGATAAAATGGACTATACATTTCCCAAACTCCTGttcacatacatttacattcacacacacacatacagctgcaCATTTTATACATACGTGCATGCATACAGCTGGCCAATTAGGATCTGttttgtacatacagtatctctACAGCAAGGGccgtctttttaaaaaaaaagaaaaaaaaaacaaaacaaaaaaacatgcattcaaATATGTACAATATAATTTGTATATTGACCCATACTGCTTTATATCCACACTAATTCATTTTTCAGTGAGAAAGTCCAGGAAGTAAAATtcataaaagttttttttttttttttttttaatttgtatttgatAAAAAGTTAATGTGCTCTGTTGTGATTCCAGTACAGCTCAATTTCTCTTGTCAGCACCACATCAGAGCCAGGTCTTCATAAGAGAAGTATACTCCATTTGTAAATTATGAAGAGCTAAAAGTCAGGCAAGTCAGCCCGTCCCAGCTCTTGCTTCATCTTCATTGGCTTATGTcctactcccttcctccgtcctctcCCCTTGTTGCATGGTCCCTTCGTTAAGAAGGGGACAGGCTAGACAATTGAGCCGTCCCTGTTTTGGGCAGGGATCATGACAGGGATGCCCCCCATGCGGCTGAGGTTGGGGCCAGCCATCCTGGAGACGGTAGGTGGGGGCAGAGGGGCCTGGCTCGGAGGCCTCTCGAACTCCTCTGATGAGGGGATCTTGTCGTACTGCGGCTTCAGGGCATACTCGTGCAGGTTGGAAGGTGACATGGAGCCCAGGGAGGAGCGCTGGCTGCCCACAGTGAAGCTGCGCGCCGTGGAAACACGACTCTTAGGAGGAGGCACGTCCTCTCTGAGAGGAAACAAGACACAGCAGCACATTTAGACATTAAGATGAGACTGTAAACTCATTGTCATGAGTTTACAATGAGTTTCTTGTAAACTCATTGTCATGAGTTTACAAGAATGTCCTGTTGGAGAAACTGAATATGGAAAAACATCTTCTCAGATGCTATTGACCACAATGAAGTGTGATGGTACGCAAGTATAAAAGTCTGGGACTGGCACAGTGAGGAAAACAAATAATGGAGGAGGCAGCAGGAGTCATTTCAAGAGCGAAACATGATTTGACTGAATAAAGAGGGACAAATAATTGGAGTTGGCTCGTTTGATTGGTCGGCACAGCATCTGCACTGCAGCCACACTGACTGTGTAATAGCCTTTAGAGACTGAGCTGAGCAACGAAATACAGCTATGCCCTCTACTCCCTCTGCCACCACATTAACAACTAATAAGCAGCAATAATCCAGTTAAATGCTCGATCAAACTGAGCCTGAGGGGCCAGAGCTTGTGTAGTCCGTAGCTTCATGCTGTGGTGTTTCAgcgaatgtgtgtgtctgtgtatacgAGACAGGACCAGTGGTCTAATCCTCTTTGTCCTACAGTGTGAGCGGTGTCACATTGTGGTCTTAGACAGATTCAGTCCGCAGCAGAGTGATAGTAAGCCCAGGGGTTGTACAGAGCCCGTGGGCCGGATGGAGAGTCGGATggcgggggggagggaggggggttggCTCTGGATGGGTGTGGGGGGGCAGCCAGCAGCAGACATGACACAGGATCCACAGAGCAAACAAAGCTTTCAAACTGATTACCACAGCTGTTTATTTGaggaggggtaaaaaaaaaagaaaaacgctgatggaggaaaaaaaaaaattcagggTTGTTGGagctgtttgtgtgcatgtgtatctgAGATGACTGGAGGTCATATTAAAAAGGGACCTAAAAGTAATACTTACATGTACCCTATGGCATTTTATGCTCATATTTTTATCCAATAAAATACAAGCTGAGGCATATTCCTCAAATAGTGGAGACTACACTGTGTTACAAAATATCCTTCCATCAAACGGAGCTGTGGGTATCTGTGAGCCAAATCTCATTTATGATTTAGTGAGTGTACCTTATCTCATTGCAGATTTCTTTCTCATACTTCTTCCTGTGACGGGCACGACAACAGCAGAAGAGGATGATGGCGATAATGATGAGGATCAGTAGTACAGCAATTATGGCTCCTGCGATGATGCCTGCAGTGTTGGGGGCTGGAAAACACGAGGAAGAAAAGGGTTACAAGGTTTGGTAAATGGAATTTGGATAGCAATTACCTGAATATCACTAAAGCAAATACCTCAAAATTAAAGTTCAACAATCACTCTAGAGATGCTCTAGTCGGTAAAGTGAAAGTTAGACTTTCAGCATAAATGTCATCATCTGCACATCAATATGCAGACACCCAGTGAAACATGAACAGAATCTACCTGGCCCTTAAGGATGAGGTTGAAACAGTCCAAACAATAACAggtataataaaaacaacactgaagTGTCCAGCTTCTTGTATGACATCATAACTTGAGGTTGACGGTGCTGACACGGTGTGTGGTACCAGAGCACCTACCACTTAAATAGGCTGAACAGTAGATGCTCTGCCCTGTCCACCACACACATGAATTTCTTCTTACGTCAGGTTTTCCTTTATGTAATACTGATGACTAAAAGATGACAGGAGCCTGGATTTCCTCATGTGCTTTCAAAAGTGATTGGGGAGAAATTCCACAGTCCTTGTTCTCCgttttcaaatgtttatttaaagctaatttgaggcttcagccatccaaaaaCAAAGAGGAATTTTATTCTAGAGAGGCTGTAAGTTTGAAAAATATCTACTTGCTTGATTAACTGAGACTGCTGAAGCATCACATTAGCTTTAGATAAACCTCTGAATACATTTGTTTCCTATCACTTGCATAAGCTAACAAGGCTAATTATTAAGGGATCAGTATGAACTAATGAGTTGTTACAGCAGGacaacctctttcagtgttcataggggcacctgactgttttaagacacatGTGTGAACTTATCATTTAACCCTGCTGTCTTCTGAAACATTGGTTACTACGGTTAATTAATTTTCAATGTTTAGCTGTAATTAACAGGCATGATCTTTGACTGCTGCCACCTTCATCtttgattttaaacatgcagctGGGCTTTAGctgcactgaaatgtttttgacCAATTTACCATAACTGGCTCATTATAATGGATCCCAGATGCTttccataaaaacaaataaaacagcaacaaacaaaaacaatggaaaGATAAAGCAATTCAGCCCAATGTGGTCTCAGTTTTTAACCACATGATTGTACACCTTTTTATAGTTAGATTTATAGTTATATTTAGgggcacacacactgagaatatcatattatatgtgtatatgGTACTGCCTCAGCAAACAAGCTGTTGTATTCTAAAAGTATAATTATGTTCTATCTTGATACTGACAATCTGACAGTAGTTTTAGAAGGCAGTCAGGCAGCAGAGCGGGACGTCTAAATGTGAAACAGGCTAAATGCGGGTCAGTGCATCAACCTGAAGCTGGCTGGATACTCACGAGGTGTCACGTTGAGAAACAGCACACATTCTTCAGTGCCAACACGGTTGTTGGCAGTGCAGCGGTAGGTGCCAGATGCGCTGGCAGATGCGTTCCTCACGTTAATGGTGCCTCCCAAAGGATCTATAGAGAGGGCAAAGAACACATCATTGATGAGGTGACAGTGGGAAACTGAAAGAGGACCTGTGTGTTGGATTTGAAAAACTGTTGTTTGGCAGTGCTTGTCAAAGAGTCCGTTACCCATCACAGAAGAGGCGGGCAGCAGCTTGTTGTCACTGGTCCTTTCCCAGCTGTACTGCAGGGGTTTGGTACCCTCATTTGATAAGCACCTCAGCACTATGTCTTTGCCCTCCTGTGTGGGGCCTTCGGCGTAGCACCTGGGCTTGGATGGTTTCactgtggagagaaaaagagtggaGGGAAAAGATTGAGGTGAAAAACAGCCAACACAGAAACATTCTTCCTATCTGCCAGCCctgttatttttcagtgtttgatgttGTGAACAAGTTGTGCGCCTGTGTATTGTTGATTTGCTCCTATTCTGGAAGCAGCAGTCATCAGCGTTAACGAGAACAATAATCAGAGTAATTGATACAGCTGCTGTCATTACAGGAGCTGTCACTCAGGACGAAGAacggagtgtgtttgtgtgccagtggacacaaacacacacgttcAGGGTTAAGAATGGAGGTAAGGCTCTCTATCTGAAAGCTGAACGTGTGCAAacactcagtcagtcagagcGTTGGCAGGAGatgagatggggggggggggttcaaaaacaaacagaactcCAAATTAAAAGCAGACCCAACTCTAGTGAAAACCAGACACacaggagaagaggaaaagcggagggtaggagaggagaggagaaagggaggggagagaaaaagagaaaaggagtaTGAGGGATAATGTTTAGATATAGAAAAATCTCAGTCTACAATCCAAAGTCTGTACTGTGTTAACTGACAGAGAGCTGACATCATGGTGTGGTAATGGTTTCGGTATGACAACAAAACACTAGAGTAGGGCTCTCCACATCTACCAGGTGTCAGgcaggagggagagggaagggggcggggggggcttTAGCAGGCCAAAAC from Scomber japonicus isolate fScoJap1 chromosome 13, fScoJap1.pri, whole genome shotgun sequence includes:
- the cxadr gene encoding coxsackievirus and adenovirus receptor homolog, which codes for MELSTGRFCCVLLSLFAGLASGLEITSKGGTSLEMASGQSVKLDCQFSLGPEDSGPLDIEWSLLSSDSQKEDKVVILYSGDRAYEDYYEPMKGRVHFNAADPKNGDASINLTGLKSSDSGTYQCKVKKAPGIRSRKMLLIVMVKPSKPRCYAEGPTQEGKDIVLRCLSNEGTKPLQYSWERTSDNKLLPASSVMDPLGGTINVRNASASASGTYRCTANNRVGTEECVLFLNVTPPPNTAGIIAGAIIAVLLILIIIAIILFCCCRARHRKKYEKEICNEIREDVPPPKSRVSTARSFTVGSQRSSLGSMSPSNLHEYALKPQYDKIPSSEEFERPPSQAPLPPPTVSRMAGPNLSRMGGIPVMIPAQNRDGSIV